The genomic stretch CAGGGCGTGGAACAGCACCGTGTAGAAGTAGATGTTCGTGAAGTCGATGCCCTCTTCGGAGCCGTAGAACACACGCTCACGAGCCAGGTAGCCGTGCAGGTTCATCTGGCCGAGGCCGATGGCGTGCGACTTGTCGTTGCCGTCCTCGACACTGCGGACCGAGGTGATGTGCGACATCTGCGAGACCGAGGTCAGGCCGCGGATGGCGGTCTCGATGGTCTTGCCGAAGTCCGGCGAGTCCATCGTCAGCGCGATGTTCAGCGAGCCGAGGTTGCAGGAGATGTCCTTGCCGATCTCCTTGTACGAGAGGTCCTCGTTGAAGGTGGTCGGGGTGTTGACCTGCAGGATCTCTGAGCACAGGTTCGACATGTTGATCCGGCCCTTGATCGGGTTGGCCTTGTTCACCGTGTCCTCGAACACGATGTACGGGTAGCCCGACTCGAACTGGATCTCCGCGATGGTCTGGAAGAACTCGCGCGCCTTGATCTTCGTCTTCTTGATGCGCGAGTCGTCGACCATCGCGCGGTAGTTCTCGGAGATCGGGACGTCACCGAAGGGGACGCCGTAGACCTTCTCGACGTCGTACGGCGAGAACAGGTACATGTCCTCGTTGTTCTTCGCGAGCTCGAACGTGATGTCCGGCACGACGACGCCGAGCGACAGCGTCTTGATGCGGATCTTCTCGTCGGCGTTCTCGCGCTTGGTGTCGAGGAACTTCATGATGTCCGGGTGGTGGGCGCTGAGGTAGACCGCGCCGGCACCCTGACGCGCACCGAGCTGGTTCGCGTAGGAGAAGGAGTCTTCCAGCAGCTTCATCACGGGGATGATGCCCGAGGACTGGTTCTCGATCTGCTTGATCGGGGCGCCGGCCTCGCGGATGTTGGAGAGCAGCAGGGCCACGCCGCCGCCGCGCTTCGAGAGCTGCAGCGAGGAGTTGATCCCGCGCGAGATCGACTCCATGTTGTCCTCGATGCGGAGGAGGAAGCAGGAGACGAGTTCGCCGCGCTGGGCCTTCGCGGTGTTGAGGAACGTCGGGGTCGCGGGCTGGAAGCGGCCGGCGATGATCTCCTCGACGAGGTCGATCGCGAGCTGCTCGTTGCCCTGCGCCAGGCCGAGGGCCGTCATCACGACGCGGTCCTCGAAGCGCTCGAGGTAGCGCTTGCCGTCGAACGTCTTGAGCGTGTAGCTCGTGTAGTACTTGAACGCACCGAGGAACGTCTGGAACCGGAACTTCTTCGAGTACGCCAGGTCGTTGAGCCTCTGGATGAAGTCCATCGAGTACTGGTCGATGGTCGCCTGCTCGTAGTACTCGTTCTCGACCAGGTAGTCCAGCCGCTCCTTCAGGTTGTGGAAGAAGACGGTGTTCTGGTTGACGTGCTGCAGGAAGAACTGCTTGGCCGCCTCACGATCCTTGTCGAACTGGATGTTCCCGTCCGCGTCGTAGAGGTTGAGCATCGCGTTGAGGGAGTGGTAGTCCATCCCCGTCTGCGGCGACGTCAGATCGACGTCTGCAACTGCTGCGTCCAAAATGCTTCCAATCCTGAGTTGACCGCCACCACGTCGTCGGGGGTCCCGAAGACTTCGAAGCGGTAGAGAACGGGGACTCCGCACTTGCGCGCGACGATGTCCCCGGCGAGGCCGAACGCCTCACCGAAGTTGGTGTTCCCACCGACGACGACGCCCCGGATCAGAGCCCGGTTGTGTTCGTCGTTGAGGAACTTGATGACCTGCTTGGGGACCGCTCCGTGTCCGTTGCCGCCACCGTAGGTGGGGAGGACCAGGACGTAGGGCTCGTCCACACGGAGGGGTTCCTCACTCGCGTGCAGCGGGATCCGGTCGGCGTCCTGGCCGAGCTTCTCCACGAACCGGGCTGTGTTGCCCGAGACACTCGAGAAGTAGACGAGGCGGCTCATGGTGCGCTCCCTGACGAGGTGCGGACTGCGGACCGGAGGGGTGTGGCGGAGGCGGGACGAGCCTCCAGGCTGTCCTTCTGCCGCCGGGCGACGCGGGCCGGACGGCCCGCGAGGCGTCAGGCCAGTTCGGCGCTGAGGGTGGCGATCTTGTCGGGGCGGAAGCCCGACCAGTGGTCGTCGTCGGTCACGACGACGGGGGCCTGCATGTAGCCCAGGCTCTTGACGTGCTCGAGCGCTGCTTCGTCCGTGGAGACGTCGTGCACTTCGTACTCGATGCCCTTGTTGTCGAGGGCGCGGTACGTCGCAGTGCACTGGACGCAAGACGGCTTGGTGTACACGGTGACGGCCATGATCTCCCCTGGTTCTGGGCCCGGTTGGAGGCCCGTCGTTCTGGTGCTGTGTTGTCGATGACGCTACTACATGTAGTGCCCGATGGACGGGTGGACCACTAGAGGAAGTGTTACACCCCTGTAGTTTCCACAACGTCATCCACAGTCTGTGGATTCCCGCGAGGCCCGGTTTTCCGCCACTCTGCCACCGCCCACCGACACTTCCCACACCCTGTTGGGGGGACCTGTCCACGGATGTGGAAACTGCACGCCCGGCGTGTCTGAGAACGTCCAGCGGACAGCGGTCCGACACCCCGTCGACAGCCGCTCCCCCGCTCGGGGGCCACCACTCTCCGCCTCGGGGGCCACCGCTCTCCGGGTCGGAGGAGAGCGCTCTCCACACCCGCCGCAACGCGGTCCGTACACTCGTCACGTGAGCGCGTACGGGTCCCTGCTGAAGACTCCCGGGGTCGGCCGGGTCATCGCCGCGCAACTCACCGCGCGTTTCCCGTTCGGCATGCTGTCGCTGGCGTATCTGCTGCACGTCGAGCACATCTTCGACTCGTACGGCGCCGCTGGCCTCGTCCTCGCGACGACGAGCATCGGCCAGGCCCTCGCCGGTCCGCTGACCAGCCGGTGGATGGGCCGCTGGGGCATGCGCCCCGTGCTGATCCTGACAAGCATCGTGGCGTTCCTGACCATGGGCGTCATCGCCTTCTTCGTGATGCCGCTCTGGGCGTACGTCGTGATCGGCTTCGTCGGCGGCCTGGCGGTCCCGCCGGTGCAGCCCGCGGTCCGCACCATCTACCCGAAGATGGTCACGTCCTCGCAGCTCACCCCGCTGTTCTCCCTCGACGCCAGTGCGCAGGAGCTGATCTGGGTCGCCGGTCCGGTCATCACCACGTTCGTGGCGACGCAGATCGGCACGGTCGAGGCGATCGTCGTCGCAATGGTGTTCCTGCTCATCGGCTGCACGTGGTTCATCGCCTCCCCCGAGCTCGGCCGCGTCCGCATCCCCCGCTCGAAGCGCGCCTTCGGTGTCGTCATGAAGCGGCCGTCGGTCGTCGTCGCCACCGTCACGGGCCTGCTGCTCATCGGCGCGTGCTCCGCGGTGGAGGCCAGCGTCACCAGCGTCTTCGGCGAGGGCAGCCCGAACGCCGGCATCGTCCTCGCCGTGTTCGCGGTCGGGTCACTCGCGGGCGGGTTGGCGCTCGGCCACCGTCCGATCTCGCAGAACGCCCTCTGGCTGCGCATGACGATCGTGTTCGTCGGACTCGTGCTCGCGGTCGGCAACCCGACGTTCTGGTGGCTCTGCATCTCCCTCGTCATCGCGGGTGCCGGCATCGCCCCCGCCCTGACGGTGATGTTCGGCTCGGTCTCCGCCACCGTCAAGTTCTCCGACACGGCCGAGGCCTACGGCTGGATGGGCACCGGCCAGCTCATCGGTGCCGCCGGCGGGTCCGCGGTCGCCGGCTTCCTCATCGACAGCAACGGTCCGAGCGGCGGCCTGATGGTCGGCGCCGTCATGGCCGCGGCCGGCGTGGTGTTCCCCCTGGTCATGCGCCGCTGGCTGCCCGACCTGCGCGGTCGCGACGCCAGTCCACTGCCCGACACCGAGCCGGTCCACCTCCCCACCTGATCCGCCCGGCCTGCGTTCTCCACAGGTCGGACTGGAGGCCCGCCCCACCCCCGTCACGCCGGGCAGGATGGGTGCATGGTCACCTCGATCCCCCTCCGCGACGGCCGGAGCATCCCCACCATCGGCTTCGGCGTCTACAAGGTCGACGACGCCGAGGCAGCGACGGCCGTCGGGCTCGCGCTGGACGCCGGGTACCGCCACGTGGACACGGCCGAGATGTACGGCAACGAGCGGGGCGTCGGGCAGGCGCTCCGGGCCTCCGCACTCGAACGTGACGACGTGTTCGTGACCACGAAGGTGTGGAACGACCACCAGGGCCGCGACGGCACGCTCCGGGCGTTCGACGCCAGTCTCGAGCGGTTGGGGCTCGACGCGGTCGACCTGTACCTGATCCACTGGCCGGCGGCGGCGAACGACCGCTACGTCGAGACCTGGCGGACCCTCGTCGAACTCCGCGCCTCCGGGCGGGCCCGCAGTGTCGGCGTCTCGAACTTCCAGGTGCCGCACCTCGAACGGATCATCGACGAGACCGGTGAGGTCCCGGCGGTCAACCAGGTCGAGCGGCACCCGTGGTTGCCGCAGCGCGAGCTGATGGCGTTCCACGAGCAGCACGACATCGTCACCGCGGCGTGGTCGCCCCTCGGTCGCGGACGGCTCATCGAGGACCCGGTGCTCGTCGGCATCGCGGCCGCCCACGACGTCAGTGTCGCCCAGGTGCTCGTGCGGTGGAACGTGCAGCAGGGGGTCGTCGTGCTGCCGAAGTCGGTGACGCCGTCGCGCATCCGCTCGAACCGCGACGTCGACGGCTTCGTGCTGACGGACGACGAGCTCGCTGCGATCGCCGGCCTGGAGTCCGGCCAGCGCACGGGCTCCCACCCCGACGCCGTCGTCTGACCGCAAAACACCGGTGTTCGTCAGTCGCGCCGCGCAATCGCGCGGTGTCTCCGACGAACACCGGTGTTTCGAGAAAGCCCAGCGCCGCTCGGGCGGCCCGGCGCTCAGCCCTGGCGGTCCTCCTCGGACTGCCACGGCAGGTGCAGGTCGCCCGGCTCGGGCTCGACGTCACCGGCGTCGTCCGCGCCACCGGTCCCCGGTGCCGCGACGATGCGGGAGGGGTCGATGCCGTCCGCGCGCAGGTCGTCGTCGTCGCGCTGCTCCGTCTGCGACGCGTCCATCTCCCGCTCGCTCGAGGGGCTGTACGACGTGTCGGCGGCCCGCTGCTCGCTGCCGCTCACCCCGTCGACGTCGTCGCTGTGCGCTGCCGAGGCCAGGGCGTCGGAGCGGTCCCGGTCGTCGGAGTGCTCGGGGCCTGCGATGTCGTTGCTCATGGTGGTTCCTCCCGTTTCCCCGAACGCTAGGCGGCAGCGCGCCCCGGACTCCCAGGCCGCCGGGCCGATCGGGGCACAACCGGACCCCGGTCACACCGGTACCGTCGAAGCGTGATGGATCCTCGCGCCCTGGCCACCGAGCAGCTCCGACCCGGGGAGCGCCTGCTGTGGGCGGGGCAGAGCGACCCCGGACGGTTGTTCTCCGGACGGGACGGCTTCCTCGTGCCCTTCAGCATCCTGTGGGGCGGCTTTGCGATCTTCTGGGAGGTCGGTGTCCTGACCACCGGAGCGCCGTGGTTCTTCGCCCTCTTCGGCAGCGTCTTCGTCCTGGTCGGACTGCACCTGATCGTCGGCCGGTTCCTCGTGAAGCGCCACCGCAAGCGCACGGAGGCCTTCGCCGTGACCGACCGGCGGGCGTTCATCACGAACGGACGCAGCAGCCGCGAGACCGACGTCACCCGGACCGACCGGAACATCACCTGGACCCGCGGGCGGACCCACTGCACGGTCGAGTGGGGCGACAGCTCCGGACGTGGAGTCTTCGGCGGCGGCGGGTTCGGCGGACCCAACCTCCAGCACATCTACGCCAACACCGGCCTGGACGGGTTCTTCGGTCCACGTCCGATGGCGTTCTACGACGTCGCCGACGGCGCGGCCCTGGTCCAGGCGCTCGATGACGCAGCCCGACGCTGACGCCTCCTGCCCCACCGACTCGGCCACACCCGAGCAGCGGGCCCTCGTCGAGCAGCACCTCCGCCCGAGCGAACAGCTCCTCTGGATCGGCGAAAGCGACCCGCAGCGGATGTTCGTCGACGCCGACCGGTGGCTGATCCCGTTCAACGCCTTCTTCCTGGTCGTGGTGACGACCTTCCTCGTGGGAGCGGCACGATCGCAGGCGCACCCGGGAGTCCTGGTGCTGCTGTCCGCCCTCGTCCTGGTCGCCCTGCACCTCTCTGCTGGTCGGTTCCTCGTGAAGCGCCACCGCAAGCGCACGGACGTCTACGCCGTGACGACGGAGCGGGCGCTCGTCACGAACGGACGGAGGACACGCGAGACCGATGCTCGCCGCACCGACTGGTACGTGGACCGGACGGCCGAGCACGTCACCGTGCAGTGGGACGACGTCAGCGACCTCGACACGCTCTTCCTGGGCGGAAGCGCGTCGGCACAGCAGTACGCCAACACGGGGCTCGACGGCATGCCCGGCATGCGGGAGAACTTCGCGATGTACGACGTCATCGACGGCGACGGGCTGGTCGCCGCACTCCGCCGGACGTCCGGGCGCTGACCACGGCCGGGAGGCACGCCGCACCCCGCAGGTCCGTTACGCTCGTCGGGCACTCGCCACCACCAGGAGGTCCCACCGTGACGATCGTCGCAGCCGCTGACGGCTCAGCCCTCGGCAACCCCGGCCCTGCCGGCTGGGCCTGGTACGTGGACGACGACCGCTGGGCTGCCGGCGGCTGGCCCCGCGGCACCAACAACCAGGGCGAGCTGACCGCTGTCCTGCAGCTCCTCAAGGCCACGAAGGACTCGGGCGAGCCGCTGCACATCCTGTGCGACAGCCAGTACGCCATCAAGGCCTGCACCGAGTGGCTCGCCGGGTGGAAGCGCAAGGGGTGGCGGAAGGCCGACGGCAAGCCGGTCCTCAACGTCGAGATCATCCAGGAGCTCGACGCCGAGCTGCAGGGCCGCAAGGTGACGTTCGAGTGGGTCCGCGGGCACATGGGCCACGAGATGAACGAGGCCGCCGACGTCCGTGCCCGTGGTGCGGCGACGGCGTACCAGAACCGCACCGAGGTGCCGACGGGCCCGGGCTGGCCGGGCGTCGACGTCCCGGAGCCGGCGGCGATCCCCGAGGTCGCCCCGCCCGCGACGCTCTTCTAGACCGCACGGCAGACGACAGACGCCAGACGCCGAATGACAGACAGCGAGGGCGGGACCGATCGGTCCCGCCCTCGCTGTCTGTCGCTCTGGACTCAGTAGGTGCCGTCGCGGCGATCCTGCTGGGTGATCTGTTCGCCCGAGGCCGGGTCGACGCCGGAGCGCGTCGTGGTGGTGGTCCGGCGTCCGCCGAACCCGACCGCCAGGCTGATGATGAGCAGGACGACGCCGGCGGCCATCAGGATGTAGCCGATGAGGCGCAGGTCGATGCCGGCGACCTGGTAGTCGACCGCGAACGCGACGATGGCGCCGATCACGATCAAGGCGATGCTGGAGCCGATTCGCATGGGGGTTCCTTCCGTGGGCTGCGGCTGACCGTACCCGGTCGGCTGCCCACGTGTTCCGGCCACACACCGCGTGCGTTCCGCGGCGACCGGCCCCCTCGTCTCAGTCGACGTCGACCTCGGCCCACCCGTCGAAACGGCCGATCTCGGTGACACGGACCACCGCCTCCCCCGCGTCGTCCGAAGCGTCGAGGTCGATGGTCGCCGAGAACCCGAAGTCCTTGTCACCCGCCGGGTCGGCGAAGATCTGTCGCGCACGCCAGGTCCGCCCCTGCTCGGAGAGCACGAGGTACTGCATCGACCGGGCCTCGGCGTCGATGCCGATCGTGTCGTGCTCGTCGTAGTACTCCTCGAGCACGGCGTCCCAGGCGTGCTGGTCGAAGCCGGCGGTGGCGTCGAGTTCGCCGAGGCCCTCGATGTCGTCCCGCGCGGCCAGCAGCACGCGCTGGAACAGCGCGTTGCGGACCAGGACGCGGAAGGCGCGGACGTTGCCGGTGAGTCGGGCGGGCTGCGGCGGCGCGATGTCCTCGTGTTCGGCCTCGGCGAGCGCGATGTCCCCGTTCATCAGTGCTTCCCACTCGTCGACGAGCGAGGAGTCGACCTGGCGCACGAGTTCCCCGAGCCACTCGATGATGTCGTCGAGTTCCTGGGTGCGGTGCTCGTCCGCGATGGTCTGTCGCATGGTGCGGTAGGCGTCCGAGAGGTACCGCAGGACCAGCCCTTCGGAGCGGGTGAGCTGGTAGAAGCGCACATAGTCGCCGAAGGTCATCGCCCGTTCGTACATGTCGCGGACGACGGACTTCGGGGACAGCGAGAAGTCGAGCACCCAGGGCTGTTCGTCGGCGTAGCTCTCGTACGCGGCGGTGAGCAGTTCGTCGAGCGGCTTCGGCCAGGTGACCGCTTCGAGGAGCTCCATCCGCTCGTCGTACTCGATGCCCTCCTGCTTCATCCGGGCGACCGCCTCGCCACGTTCCTTGAACTGCTGCTGCGACAGGATCGCCCGCGGGTCGTCGAGGGTGGCCTCGACGATGGACACCATGTCGAGGGCGAAGGTCGGCGACTCGGGGTCGAGCAGCTCGAAGGCGGCGAGCGCGAACGGCGACAGCGGCTGGTTGAGCGCGAAGTTCGCCTGCAGGTCGACGGTGAGCCGGTAGGTGCCGTCGACCTTCTCGATCACCCGGGCGTTGATGAGGGTCCGGGCGATGGTCAGGGCTCGACGGGCCATCGCGAGCTGTCGGGCGCGGGGTTCGTGGTTGTCGTAGACGAGCGAGCGGACGTCCTCGAAGGCGTCCCCACCACGGGCGACGACGGACAGCACCATCGCGTGGGTGACCCGCATCCGGGACGCCATCGGCTCGGGCTCGGCGCCGATCAGCCGCTCGAAGGACGCCTGCCCCCAGGACACGAAGCCCTCGGGTGCCTTCTTCCGCTTGATCTTGTTCTTCTTCTTCGGGTCGTCCCCGGCCTTGGCGACGGCACGGGCGTTCTCGATGTCGTGCTCGGGCGCTTCGGCGACGACGTCGCCCTCGGTGTCGTACCCGGCCCGTCCGGCACGGCCGGCGATCTGGTGGAACTCACGGGCCGAGAGCTGGCGCATCTTGGTGCCGTCGAACTTCGTCAGGCCGGTGAACAGCACGGCGCGGATCGGCACGTTGATGCCGACGCCCAGGGTGTCGGTGCCGCAGATGACGGGCAGCAGGCCGCGCTGGGCGAGCTGTTCGACCAGGCGTCGGTACTTCGGCAGCATGCCGGCGTGGTGGACGCCGATGCCCGCGCGGATCAGGCGTGACAGGGTCTGCCCGAACCCGGCGCTGAAGCGGAAGCCGGCGATGGCCTCGGCGATCTGGTCTCGGCGTTCGCGGGAGGCGACCTTGGCCGACATGAGCGCCTGGGCGCGTTCGAGGGCGGCGGCCTGGGCGAAGTGCACGATGTAGACGGGCGCCTTGCCCTCCTCCAGCAGGCGCTCGACGGTCTCCTGCACCGGGGTCATCACGTACTCGTACTCGAGCGGCACGGGCCGGGAGACGCCGGTGACCCGTGCGGTTGGGCGTCCGGTCCGGCGGGAGAGGTCGTCCGCGATGGTCGTGACGTCGCCGAGGGTGGCGGACATGAGCAGGAACTGCGCCCGTTCGAGCACGAGCAGCGGCACCTGCCAGGCCCAGCCACGGTCGGCGTCGCCGTAGAAGTGGAACTCGTCCATCACCACGACGTCGACGTCGGCGTCGGGTCCCTGGCGCAGCGCCAGGTTCGCGAGGATCTCGGCGGTGCAGCAGACGATCGGGGCGTCGGCGTTGACGGCCGAGTCGCCCGTGACCATGCCGACGTTCTGGGCGCCGAACAGGTCGACGAGCTGGAAGAACTTCTCGGAGACCAGGGCCTTGATCGGCGCGGTGTAGTAGCTCCGCTTGCCCTCCGCGAGGGCGGCGAAGTGGGCGCCGGCCGCGACGAGCGACTTGCCGGTGCCGGTCGGGGTGCTCAGGACGACGTTGGCGCCGGACACCAGCTCGATGAGGGCTTCGTCCTGCGCCGGGTACAGCGGCCGTCCGCCGGACTCTGCCCAGTCGGCGAAGGCCTGGTAGACGGCGTCGGGGTCGACGACACCGCCGGGGGCCGCCGGCATCGCGGCGACGAGCGGGGCAGCAGTGGTGGCGTCGGTCATGTGCCCATCCTCCCAGCCCGGCCGTGGCCGACGGACGGGAGGCCCGACATCAGTGGACAGACCCCGCACCTTCCACAGATCCATACGGGCGCATAGACTCGCCTCGTGCGCGAACTCGGCTTCCTCTCCTTCGTCCCGAACCACGGCGGTACCGACGGTGCCGCGAGCGCCCTGGAGGACGGACTCCGGCTCTTCCAGACCGCGGAGACCCTGGGCTACGGCACGGGCTGGGTCCGCGGCCGGCACTTCGAGCCGTTCCTCACGAGCCCGATGACGTTCTTCGCCGCCGCCGCCCAGCGGACCAGCACGATCGGCTTCGGCACCGCCGTGCTCGGCATGCGCTACGAGGACCCGGTGCGCCTGGCCGAGGACGCCAGCACCGTCGACCTGCTCAGCGGTGGACGTGTGCAGCTCGGCATCAGCACCGGCATCGCCGGCTACGGCCCGATCCTCGACCCGGTGTTCGGCAGCTCCGAGCGGTCCTTCCGCGACGAGGCCGAAGCCCGCGCCGCACGACTGCTCGAGGTCCTGCACGGCGACGCCCTCGGCTCGGCGGGCAAGGGCTACGAGAGCATCCCCGCGGGCGCCGAACTCACCCTGCAGCCGCGGAGCCCCGGTCTGCTCGACCGCGTCTGGTGGGGTGGCGGCAGCATGGGCACCGCGGTCCGCACAGCCGAGAAGGGCCTGTTGCTGCACTGCTCGACCCTGAACACCGAGGACACCGGCGAGCCCTTCGCGGTGGCGCAGGCCGCACAGATCGGGGCCTACCGCGAACGGTTCGCCGAGCTGCACCCGGACCGGCAGGCGAAGGTCGCCGTCGGCCGCATCATCGTCCCGCTGCTCGACGACCACGACCGTGCCGTGCACGAGGAGTTCCTCACCGGGTATGCATCCGGCATGGACGACGAGGGCCGACCGCTCTCGGGCCCGCCGTTCCGCTTCAGCAAGGTGCTGTCGGGCGAGCCGGCCGCCATCGTCGACGCCCTGCGTGCCGACCCGGCAGTGGCGGCGACCGACGAACTCGTCGTGACCCTGCCCGCCAACGGGGACGGCGCCTCCCACGAGCGGATCCTGCGGATCATCGCCGAGGAGATCGCCCCGTCGGTCCGCGCCGCCTGAGCAAGCAGGCAAGCGGCCAAGCGGCCAAGCGGGCAAGCGGGCAAGCGGGCAAGCGGGCAAGCGGGCACGCAAGCACGCAACCGCGCGAACGACCAGGGAACATCCGACGGGGCCCACGGGTCGGTGAGTCCCGTGGGCTCCCCCGCCGGACGACCATGGCATCCCTGATCCGGACGCGATGGTGCACTCATCGTTCCACTTGCGCACCTCTTTGTCACACCCGGAGGAAGACGGGTACCGGCTGCCACAGTGCGCTTCCCGGAACGAGGATGCGCCCCCGCACCAGGTGCGGGGGCGCATCGGAACGCATCAGGACCACCGGGGCGTCATCGGCCGGATCAGGAGGCCGCGACACACACTCGGCAGTCCTTCTTCGATGCGTGCGCCGACGGTAACCAGCCGACTGGCGCACCGACAAGCGTACCGACGTCATCGGACGCGGTGCGGAAAATGGACGGATGTACAGCCTCGTCAGGCGCTCCAGTCCGAGGGTCACGCCGGAAGCCGCCGCCCGGGAGGGCACTCCGCTCCCGGACGGTACAGTCGCGCCATGGCACGACGGGGTTCGTACGCGAAGGGCATCGCGAAGCGCGAGGAGATCCTCGCCGTCGCGCTCGACCGCGTCGCCACCCAGGGGTTCCGGCGGACGAGCATCCGGGACATCGCGGCCGCCGTCGGCCTCACCCAGGCCGGCTTGCTGCACTACTTCGACTCGAAGGACGACCTCTGGGTCGCGGTGCTCCGACGCCGTGACGAGGAGGACCGTGCGGCGCAGTGGGACGCGCCCGACCTCGCATCGCTCCTGGCGTCGGTCGTCCGCCACAACGCCGAGGTGCCGGGGCTGGTCCAGATGTTCGTGAACCTGTCGGCGGCGGCGGCGACCGACCCGGAACACCCGGCACACCCGTACTTCCGCGAGCGCTACGAGTCGGGTCGTGCCCGCATGACGGCCGACTTCCAGGCGATGCAGGCGGACGGGCGCCTCCGGAGCGACCTCGAC from Curtobacterium sp. MCLR17_032 encodes the following:
- a CDS encoding TetR/AcrR family transcriptional regulator, with protein sequence MARRGSYAKGIAKREEILAVALDRVATQGFRRTSIRDIAAAVGLTQAGLLHYFDSKDDLWVAVLRRRDEEDRAAQWDAPDLASLLASVVRHNAEVPGLVQMFVNLSAAAATDPEHPAHPYFRERYESGRARMTADFQAMQADGRLRSDLDPGELASVLLAVADGLQIQWLYDPNRDMAEHVELVTRLAMARVSVGS